A region of the Bacteroidota bacterium genome:
ATACTCCTTTTGAAATTTCTTTCGATTCACAAAGATTGTCAAATAACAAGCTAAAGATCAAGAATAAATATCCTCAATTTAAATTATCCGTTTAATTTTGCATAAAAATTATGATGTTCATTAAGCAATTAGTTCTATTTATCATACTCATCGGTTTAGCCGTGTTCCTATTAAATATCAAAGCAGTATTTAAAAAGAAAGGCAAGCTGGAAAAATCCTGTACTGCAAAACACAGACTCATGCATGAAAAGGGACTTGATTGTGAGGGTTGTAATAAAGGACCTATGCAGTGTAGCGCAGATGACAATGAGCACAAGCTACATCATCAGCATGTTACTCACTAATCAGTTGAATCATATCCAATAACTCATACGTACAATAATCATTATCCTCTTCTCGTGAAATAAGATAAGTCATCAGACTTTCAGATTTATCTAAAACAATAATTGATTTTTCAGAACCTAACACCATAAAGGCTGTAGCGTATGCATCAGCTATCATGCATTTGTCATGCAATACAGTTGCACTTAACAAATCATTAATAATGGGATAGCCAGTTTTAGGATTGATTGTATGCGCAATTTTATTTCCTTGCTTCATGTAAAAATTCCTGTAATTACCCGAAGTGGCTATTGACTTATTCGATAAGGATACATATTTATCAAAAACCTGACTTTTGGTTTTGTTGTCAATTGGTTGCTCAATGGCTACACGCCAGACAATACTTTTTGGATTAAGTCCTTTTACTCGAACTTCGCCACCAATTTCCACCATATAATTTTCAATACCGAAAGATTCAAGTAGTTCTGCAATTACATCAACACCATAACCTTTGGCAATAGCCGAAAAATCAAGCATGATATTAGGATTGTCCTTGATTATTTTACCATCATGGAGATTTACCTTGTCAAACCCGACATAATTCATTAGGCTATCGATAACCAGTGAATCGACATGGTTTAATGTGTCGAAACCAAAACCCCATGCATTAACCAGTGGCATAACGGTTGGGTCAAAAGCACCATTTGTTTGTTGAAACACTTCCTTTGCCGCAATAAAAACTTCCTCAAAAAAAGAATCTACTTCAATGGGCTTTGATGCTTTGTTGATTCTGGAAATGGTTGATTCCGGAATGTAAGTTGACAAAGAATTATTTACCGCTATCAATGCCTCATCAATTGCTTCCTGCACTCCTTTACTCCTCTCCGATTCGAATGTAATATGATAGTAGGTACCCATGGTTGCACCTTGAATTTGGTAATATGACTTTTTACTACACGATACAAATAGGCTGGCAATCAGCAAGCTAACAATGACAATTCCTTTACTGTTAAATGACATACTTTGTATTTCTATTTAATTGAATAGCAAAAATAAGAATTGATTAATAAGAAATCGATTTGGGAATTGGGGAACTAGTTTGTTAAGTCTACGATTTCGATACCAACATATTTCTTCGTATCAAAAGCAAAGAGTTTTTCGCTGAGTTTAGGATTTTTAGTAACCGTTTTAATTACAAATGTTAAAATTAACCCACTATTCTTATAAAATGTTTGAATTTTATAAATATCTCCTGTTTGTTTTTCTACTAATAATTTTACCTTGAAGTAAGACAAACTTTTATTTTCAGGAGTCAGTTCAATCAAACTACAGTTTTTGTTATTATAGACTAACTCTTCGACAATCCGGTATAGATATCCATTTTCCCACATGGTGAAAATTTGGGAAGGATCAATTTCTAATTCATCAGGGTTGTAATTGCTAATTTGAACCTCATTAACCTCTTTCATATAAGTCCAAACTGTTTTTTTATCCGAAATTATAATCTGGTCGCCAACACTTAAATGAAACTTTCCATCATTTAAATAAACATGCCCCGATTGCTCCTCTTTATAATCTTCGCCTCTGTTTTCGAGTATATAATCAAATGTGAAATAGGCTGTTTTATATTGTTTGTATTTGGAAACTGATTTCAGAATAATTTCTTTTGCCAACTCTTGAGAATTCTGCGCACTGAGCGTAAAAGTTGATAAAATTAAAATCAGTATGCTGATGGGTTTCGAAACATTCATTGTATCAGGGGTTAGATCGGAAATCTCTCAAAAACTGTTCCAAGGCATATTCATCAACAATTAAAACAGCTCTGGCCTTGGAACCTTCAAAAGGCCCGACAATGCCTGCACTTTCTAACTGATCAATTATTCTTCCGGCTCTGTTATAGCCCAATTTCAAACGCCTCTGTAGCAAAGATGTTGACCCTTGTTGATGTTGTACAACTATTCTAGCTGCATCTTCGAAAAGCGCATCGAGGTCATTTAAGTCTGTTTCTCCTACTCCTAATTCGTTTTCAGATTTTACTTCAGGTAAAATATGTGCTGTTGCATAAGCTTGTTGCTTGGAAATGAAGTCAACCACATTCTCAACTTCAGGAGTATCAATAAAAGCACATTGAATTCGAGTTACATCACTTCCAGCAGAAAATAGCATATCTCCCCTACCCACTAATTGCTCTGCACCTTTTGAATCCAAAATTGTTCGAGAATCAACTGTTGCACTTACCTTAAAAGCAATACGTGCTGGGAAATTTGCCTTAATGGTTCCTGTAATGATATTAACTGAAGGACGCTGAGTTGCCAAAATCAAATGAATTCCTATAGCTCGAGCTAATTGAGCTAATCTGGCTATTGGCATCTCTACTTCCTTTCCCGCAGTCATCATTAAATCAGCTAGTTCATCCACTACCAATACAATATAAGGAAGAAAACGATGACCTTCTTTTGGATTTAATCTTCTGGCAATAAATTTCTTATTATACTCGACAATATTCCGCACATGCGCATCTTTAAGCAACATATAACGGGCATCCATCTCAATAGTTAAAGAGGTAAGGGTTTCAACTACCTGTGTCACATCAGTGATAATAGCATTATCATTATCAGGTAATTTAGCTAGGAAATGGTTTTCAATTTTCTGGAATATGCTTAGCTCAACCTTTTTTGGGTCAACCATCACAAACTTAATTTGTGCAGGGTGTTTTTTATAAAGTAAGGATGCAATAATTACGTTTAAACCAACTGATTTACCTTGCCCTGTTGCTCCAGCAATCAATAAATGGGGCATTTTGGTTAAATCTGCAATAAAAACTTCATTGGCAATTGTCTTTCCTAAAACAAAAGGAAGCTCCATATTCGCATTACGGAATTTAAAAGAACCTAAAACTGATTTTGCTGAAACAATTTCCGGCTTTGTATTTGGCACTTCAATACCCACTGTTCCTTTACCAGGAATGGGTGCAATAATTCGAATACCAAGCGCTGCTAAACTAAGCGCGATATCATCTTCCAGATTCTTAATTTTTGATATCCGAATACCCGCTGCAGGAATAATTTCATACAGTGTAACAGTAGATCCAACGGTAGCCTTAATTTTTTCAATCTCTATACCATAATTCCTTAAAGTCTGAATGATCAGATTTTTCCTTTCCTCTAACTCTGCGCTATTTATGGATGTTTCAGCTTCATCATAATCATTTAATAAATCCAAAGGAGGATAATTGTAATTGGATAAATCTAAAGTAGGATCATATGGAGGAAGCTCATCTGGTTTTTTGGGTTTCTCACCATTTTTAATTGTTTCCTCATCCAATTTTACTTCAACCTCAAATTCAACTTCTTCGAATTTTTGCTTAACACCTTCCTCTATTTTGACTTCTGTATCTTTCTTTTCTTCTTCGATGACAGGAATTATTAAGTCAATTTCTTCTTCAACATGCGCATCATTCTGTTTGGGGGTTTCTTCCTCAACCACATCTTCACTAGTATCTAGGACTTCTTTTTTCCTGACTGGCAACTTGAAAACGAAATTAAAACGGATGATCAGAAATAATAAAGCAACGAAAATCAAAACGACCACGGCTCCAAATGTTCCAAAAACACTTTTCAACCATAGTTGTGCATAAATCCCAAAACCACCAGCAATCAGATCGGCAGTTTGATGTAGCAATAGGCCCAGAAATGCTGAAATCCAGAAAATAACAAAAAGTACGGACGATATTGTTTTGCGAATAGGAACTAGTGCAAAATCAAAAAACAATTTAAACCCAACGATAAAGAAAATAAAAATAAAAAAGTAGGATGCCACCCCAAACCATCTGGCCATAAATAAATGCGAAAAATAAGCACCAATTAGTCCGGTTCCATTTTCGGCAAGTCCCGGCTTTAATTCTTTGAAACTTAAAACCAAGGATTGTAGGTCCTTGACCAAATCCTGATCAAATTTCCAATTGAATAAAAAAGAAGTAAAGGCATATAATAAAAATATGGAAAATGTCAGAAATGTCAATCCGACTATTTTCTTTACTCGTTCTCTGTTTTCAGGAGGAAAGGAAAATTTTACTTTTCGTTTTTTCTTAGATTCCTTTATATCCGATTTGAAGGTATTTTTGGTAGAGTGTGTATTTCGAGCCATAAAGCCTAAGTGGTTTCTTTATGATTGTTTTGTGTCAAATGATTTTGCTGTAAGGTAGAAATCTTTCAACAATTCAGGATTATTTTCTATGCAATTTCCAACAACAACAACATCTGCACCTGCAAGAAATGCTTTTTTCATATCATCTGATTTTCTGATGCCACCGCCAACAATTACAGGAAGTTCAACATGATTGCTAACAGCCTGAATCATTTCTGCTGATACAGGCTTTAATGCCCCGCTACCTCCATCCAGAAAAATAAAACGAAGCCCAAGTAATTCACCAGCTAATGCCGTGCTGACAGCAATATCAGGTTTGTTGTAAGGGAGTGGAAATGTATTGCTAATATAGGATGCAGTTGTTGGAACGCCAGAATCTACAATAATGTATCCTGTTGGTAACACTTGTAGCTGGCTTTGCTTTAGCATATAAGCAACTTCGACATGGCGTCCGATCAAATAATCCGCATTTCTGCCTGAGATTAAAGACAAAAACAATATTCCATCTGCATGATCATTAACTTGGTTGGTACTGCCGGGAAATAAAATAACAGGAATTGTCAAATGTTGCTTGATGATTTCAATAAAGCGATCAATCTGATTTTCTATCATTAAGCTTCCACCTAAAAAAATCAAATCGGGACAGTTTTGCTTGGCAATTTCTAATTGAGACACCAATAATTCTTCACTTAACTTATCAGGATCTATCAACCAGGCAAAAAGTTTTTCACCTTTTGATTTACTTTCCTTAATAAGTTTTTCGATTAGAATCATATTACTGACTATAAATATAAGCTAGATTGTTTAACAAAGATAATTTTTTTTAGCTTTCTATCCGATGATAATCTTTTCAACCATATTGAATCAAAATATTAACTTGAGCTTGGGATAGCATTTGGTAGGATTACTCAAAATAACCTTTGCAACGAACTCTCATAACTAGCTAAAATGTTAGCAAGGAGAAGCTGTAATCTCTTGTGACATTTAGGTTCACAATTTGTTAATAATTTTGCCAGTTATTGATAATCAAAACTTAATTAACATTAGGTATTTTTACACCTAATTAGTTATTAATAAGTTATCAACAGCACACATTTTTGACACTAAAATCTAAATACATCAATATTAGTCATTTAATAAAAACCCACATATAAGATCAACAACCCACACGCCTGATTGCCTACTTCTTACGATCATTATCTCACATGTTGAAAAGAATTTTTTCTTTTGAGAAATAGAGAAATTACATTTGATATTCGTCAAAAATCCCTCTGAAATTTATCGGGTTATATTTTAGAACGTTTGGCGAATAATTTACTAACCAAAACTGTATTGAACAAAAGCGCAAATTCAAATATGATACATCTCGACTCAAACTCAAAAGGATTAAAATTTAGCAGATATTATACATCCGATAAAAGCGGTCCAATTGAACAGTATAAATATGAAACTCGTTCATCCGTTATTCGTAATCCGAATGGGGAAGTACTTTTTGAGATGAAAAACATCGAAGCTCCCAGCAATTGGTCGCAAGTGGCAACGGATATACTTGCTCAAAAGTATTTACGAAAAGCTGGCGTTCCTCAAAAAGATGGTTCCACAGGAAGGGAAAATTCTGTCAAACAAGTTGTTCACCGAATGGCCAACGACTGGATGTTCTGGGGTTTGGAGCATGATTATTTTAATTCAAAAAAAGATGCTCAGGTATTTTATGATGAAATCGTATTTATGCTGTTGGGACAGTATGCAGCACCCAACTCTCCACAATGGTTTAACACAGGATTATACAGATCCTATAATATCAAAGGCCATGCACAAGGGCATTACTATGTAGACCCTGCAACTGAGAAAGTTCAAAAATCAAAATCAGCCTACGAGAGGCCACAACCACATGCATGTTTTATTCTATCTGTTGATGACAATTTAGTTAATCAGGGTGGAATTATGGACTTGTGGGTTCGTGAAGCACGAATTTTCAAATATGGTTCAGGTGTTGGAACAAATTATTCTAATATCCGATCAAATAAAGAGAAACTTTCAGGTGGTGGTCAGTCCAGTGGATTAATGTCTTTCCTCCAGGTTGGCGATCGTGCTGCAGGAGCCATTAAGTCAGGAGGAACCACACGCAGAGCTGCTAAAATGGTTATTCTTGATGTAGATCATCCAGAAGTTGAAGATTTTATTAATTGGAAAGTTGAAGAAGAGCGCAAAGTTGCAGCCCTAATTGAAGCAGGTTATTCCTCCGATTATGAGGGTGATGCTTACAGAACTGTATCCGGACAAAATTCAAATAACTCGATTCGTGTATCCAATGAGTTTTTGAGTGCTGTGGAACAAGATACAGATTGGGATTTAATTGAAAGAACTTCTGGCAAAGTTGTTAAAACAGTTAAAGCCAAAGACCTTTGGGATCAGGTTTCAAAAGCAGCATGGTCGTGTGCTGACCCTGGTGTTCAATATGATAGCACCATCAACGAATGGCATACATGTCCTGAGGGAGGTAAAATTCGCGGATCAAATCCATGTTCAGAATACATGTTTTTAGATAATACAGCTTGTAATTTGGCCTCCTTAAACCTAAGAAAGTTTTATAATGAGACCACTGGCGAATTTGATGTAACAGGTTATCAACATGCGATTCGTATTTGGACAGTTGTTCTTGAGATTTCGGTTTTAATGGCTCAATTCCCATCAAAAGAGGTTGCTGAACTTTCATATAATTACAGAACATTAGGACTGGGTTATGCGAACATCGGTTCTCTTTTAATGGTTAAAGGCATTCCTTACGATAGTGAAGAAGCTTATGGTTTAACCGGAGCATTAACCGCCATACTTACAGGCACATCTTATGCAACTAGTGCAGAAATGGCCAAATATATTGGTGCCTTTAAAGAATATGACAAAAATAAAGAGCATATGCTTCGGGTTATTCGTAACCACAGATATGCTGCTTATAATACAAACGATGCCTACGAAGGAATTGAAATTAAACCTCGGGCAATTGATCCAAAATACTGCCCTGACTACTTATTAAAAGCCGCAGGAGAAAGTTGGGATAACGCCTTACAACTTGGTGAAGAATATGGTTATCGGAATGCTCAGACTACTGTATTAGCTCCAACGGGCACAATTGGCCTAATCATGGATTGCGACACAACAGGTATTGAGCCAGATTTCGCTTTGGTTAAGTTTAAGAAACTTTCAGGAGGTGGATATTTCAAAATAATTAATCAGAGTATTCCGCCTGCTCTTGAAAAACTAGAATACAGCGAAAAAGCTATAAAGGCAATTATCAATCACACAGTTGGAACTGCAAGTTTTAAAGATTCTCCATTTATTAATTACGAGTCGTTAATGTCGAAAGGTTTTTCTTTTGATGAATTAAAAAAACTCGAAGAAAATTTAAAAGCCAGTTTTGAACTAACGAATGTTTTCACACATTTTAATTTGGATGAAGATAATTTAGAGAGATTAGGCTTTGGTAAAAAACAATATTTAAGTCCGGGCTTTAATCTACTTAAAGAGCTTGGTTTTACCAATAAGGAAATTGAACTTGCTACTTTATATATTTGCGGAACAGGCACCATTGAAGGAGCTCCAGGACTAAAAGAAAAGCATTTGGCCGTATTCGATACAGCCAACAAAAATGGAAAAACAGGAAAACGCTTTATTCATCCAATGGGTCATGTTAATGTCATGTCATCTGCACAATCATTTATTTCAGGTGCTATTTCAAAAACTGTAAACTTCCCAAATGAATCTACACAAGAAGAGATTCAGGAATGTTACAATGAATCATGGAAACTCGGATTAAAAGCTATTGCTTTATATCGAG
Encoded here:
- a CDS encoding outer membrane lipoprotein carrier protein LolA, whose protein sequence is MNVSKPISILILILSTFTLSAQNSQELAKEIILKSVSKYKQYKTAYFTFDYILENRGEDYKEEQSGHVYLNDGKFHLSVGDQIIISDKKTVWTYMKEVNEVQISNYNPDELEIDPSQIFTMWENGYLYRIVEELVYNNKNCSLIELTPENKSLSYFKVKLLVEKQTGDIYKIQTFYKNSGLILTFVIKTVTKNPKLSEKLFAFDTKKYVGIEIVDLTN
- a CDS encoding FAD:protein FMN transferase codes for the protein MSFNSKGIVIVSLLIASLFVSCSKKSYYQIQGATMGTYYHITFESERSKGVQEAIDEALIAVNNSLSTYIPESTISRINKASKPIEVDSFFEEVFIAAKEVFQQTNGAFDPTVMPLVNAWGFGFDTLNHVDSLVIDSLMNYVGFDKVNLHDGKIIKDNPNIMLDFSAIAKGYGVDVIAELLESFGIENYMVEIGGEVRVKGLNPKSIVWRVAIEQPIDNKTKSQVFDKYVSLSNKSIATSGNYRNFYMKQGNKIAHTINPKTGYPIINDLLSATVLHDKCMIADAYATAFMVLGSEKSIIVLDKSESLMTYLISREEDNDYCTYELLDMIQLISE
- a CDS encoding DNA translocase FtsK, with amino-acid sequence MARNTHSTKNTFKSDIKESKKKRKVKFSFPPENRERVKKIVGLTFLTFSIFLLYAFTSFLFNWKFDQDLVKDLQSLVLSFKELKPGLAENGTGLIGAYFSHLFMARWFGVASYFFIFIFFIVGFKLFFDFALVPIRKTISSVLFVIFWISAFLGLLLHQTADLIAGGFGIYAQLWLKSVFGTFGAVVVLIFVALLFLIIRFNFVFKLPVRKKEVLDTSEDVVEEETPKQNDAHVEEEIDLIIPVIEEEKKDTEVKIEEGVKQKFEEVEFEVEVKLDEETIKNGEKPKKPDELPPYDPTLDLSNYNYPPLDLLNDYDEAETSINSAELEERKNLIIQTLRNYGIEIEKIKATVGSTVTLYEIIPAAGIRISKIKNLEDDIALSLAALGIRIIAPIPGKGTVGIEVPNTKPEIVSAKSVLGSFKFRNANMELPFVLGKTIANEVFIADLTKMPHLLIAGATGQGKSVGLNVIIASLLYKKHPAQIKFVMVDPKKVELSIFQKIENHFLAKLPDNDNAIITDVTQVVETLTSLTIEMDARYMLLKDAHVRNIVEYNKKFIARRLNPKEGHRFLPYIVLVVDELADLMMTAGKEVEMPIARLAQLARAIGIHLILATQRPSVNIITGTIKANFPARIAFKVSATVDSRTILDSKGAEQLVGRGDMLFSAGSDVTRIQCAFIDTPEVENVVDFISKQQAYATAHILPEVKSENELGVGETDLNDLDALFEDAARIVVQHQQGSTSLLQRRLKLGYNRAGRIIDQLESAGIVGPFEGSKARAVLIVDEYALEQFLRDFRSNP
- a CDS encoding vitamin B12-dependent ribonucleotide reductase, coding for MIHLDSNSKGLKFSRYYTSDKSGPIEQYKYETRSSVIRNPNGEVLFEMKNIEAPSNWSQVATDILAQKYLRKAGVPQKDGSTGRENSVKQVVHRMANDWMFWGLEHDYFNSKKDAQVFYDEIVFMLLGQYAAPNSPQWFNTGLYRSYNIKGHAQGHYYVDPATEKVQKSKSAYERPQPHACFILSVDDNLVNQGGIMDLWVREARIFKYGSGVGTNYSNIRSNKEKLSGGGQSSGLMSFLQVGDRAAGAIKSGGTTRRAAKMVILDVDHPEVEDFINWKVEEERKVAALIEAGYSSDYEGDAYRTVSGQNSNNSIRVSNEFLSAVEQDTDWDLIERTSGKVVKTVKAKDLWDQVSKAAWSCADPGVQYDSTINEWHTCPEGGKIRGSNPCSEYMFLDNTACNLASLNLRKFYNETTGEFDVTGYQHAIRIWTVVLEISVLMAQFPSKEVAELSYNYRTLGLGYANIGSLLMVKGIPYDSEEAYGLTGALTAILTGTSYATSAEMAKYIGAFKEYDKNKEHMLRVIRNHRYAAYNTNDAYEGIEIKPRAIDPKYCPDYLLKAAGESWDNALQLGEEYGYRNAQTTVLAPTGTIGLIMDCDTTGIEPDFALVKFKKLSGGGYFKIINQSIPPALEKLEYSEKAIKAIINHTVGTASFKDSPFINYESLMSKGFSFDELKKLEENLKASFELTNVFTHFNLDEDNLERLGFGKKQYLSPGFNLLKELGFTNKEIELATLYICGTGTIEGAPGLKEKHLAVFDTANKNGKTGKRFIHPMGHVNVMSSAQSFISGAISKTVNFPNESTQEEIQECYNESWKLGLKAIALYRDGSKLSQPLSAKSDDKKEEVTENSYTIDELTQEQVLEAAQNLIHKSKDTKFKRELSRIVERKRLPSKRNGFTQKAKIGGQTIFVRTGEYSDGTLGEVFIDMHKEGAAFRSMLNSFAIAISLGLQYGVPLEEYVDKFTFTRFEPSGNVDHANIKYATSIIDYVLRLLAFEYLNRTDLVQVKPEEIKTQFALNTLSNETLESIDTLPKPELITVSNSDNPVKSNEQTLSSPTAQLTNLMGDAPPCDTCGHITVRNGTCYKCLNCGNSLGCS
- a CDS encoding geranylgeranylglyceryl/heptaprenylglyceryl phosphate synthase, with translation MILIEKLIKESKSKGEKLFAWLIDPDKLSEELLVSQLEIAKQNCPDLIFLGGSLMIENQIDRFIEIIKQHLTIPVILFPGSTNQVNDHADGILFLSLISGRNADYLIGRHVEVAYMLKQSQLQVLPTGYIIVDSGVPTTASYISNTFPLPYNKPDIAVSTALAGELLGLRFIFLDGGSGALKPVSAEMIQAVSNHVELPVIVGGGIRKSDDMKKAFLAGADVVVVGNCIENNPELLKDFYLTAKSFDTKQS